A region from the Riemerella anatipestifer genome encodes:
- the deoC gene encoding deoxyribose-phosphate aldolase, which yields MINVKNYLDSTYLKTPEQAGITLEETKAKVRELTDEAIDNGLFAVMIRPDFVKETKNYLAQKNAKVVLGTVIGFHEGTASIESKLNEAQKAIEDGADELDFVINYTAYKNGENDLVKDEFLRCTELCLNHKKIAKWIIEIAALTDAQIADLTKKIATWATDTFKEEDLENIFVKSSTGFYQTEGGKPNGATFEGIEIMLENAGKLPVKAAGGVRTLEDAEKMIALGVKRIGTSSAMALVKGENTSEGY from the coding sequence ATGATAAACGTAAAAAACTATCTAGACTCTACTTATCTTAAAACCCCTGAACAGGCTGGAATTACTCTAGAAGAAACTAAAGCAAAGGTAAGAGAACTAACTGATGAAGCAATTGATAATGGACTTTTCGCTGTGATGATTCGTCCTGATTTTGTTAAAGAAACCAAAAATTATTTAGCTCAAAAAAATGCTAAAGTAGTATTGGGTACTGTAATTGGGTTTCACGAAGGTACAGCGAGTATAGAATCAAAACTAAATGAAGCTCAAAAAGCAATAGAAGATGGTGCTGATGAACTAGATTTTGTTATCAATTATACTGCTTACAAAAACGGCGAAAATGATTTAGTTAAAGACGAATTTTTGCGTTGTACAGAACTTTGCTTAAATCACAAAAAGATAGCAAAGTGGATTATTGAAATCGCAGCTCTTACAGATGCTCAAATAGCGGATTTGACTAAAAAAATAGCAACTTGGGCTACAGATACTTTTAAGGAAGAAGACCTAGAAAATATTTTTGTAAAATCTTCCACTGGTTTCTATCAAACAGAAGGTGGCAAACCTAATGGTGCTACTTTTGAAGGCATTGAAATAATGCTAGAAAACGCAGGGAAACTTCCTGTGAAAGCAGCAGGCGGTGTAAGAACTCTTGAGGACGCTGAAAAAATGATTGCTTTAGGCGTGAAAAGAATAGGTACTTCTTCAGCAATGGCTCTTGTAAAAGGCGAAAATACTTCGGAAGGATACTAA